In a single window of the Diospyros lotus cultivar Yz01 chromosome 10, ASM1463336v1, whole genome shotgun sequence genome:
- the LOC127812112 gene encoding uncharacterized protein LOC127812112 isoform X1 has translation MAGILETLTIPRASGLPSATAASLGSSSVCAVSFRRSVRLPESRGLKILSSSMTASRGSVSSRVGARRRARIVCEFQKTAVEVAAVTEATWKSLVLESDSAVLVEFWAEWCGPCRMIHPVIDELAKEYVGKLKCYKLNTDENGKVASEYGIRSIPTVIIFKNGQKKEAIIGAVPKTTLASSIEKFL, from the exons ATGGCCGGTATACTCGAAACCCTCACCATTCCTCGGGCATCCGGCCTTCCTTCCGCCACGGCTGCTTCATTAGGGAGTTCGTCGGTTTGCGCGGTTTCCTTCAGGAGATCGGTCAGATTGCCAGAGTCCAGAGGACTGAAGATCCTGTCCAGTTCTATGACTGCCTCTCGTGGATCGGTGAGTTCGAGAGTCGGTGCTCGCCGTAGGGCGCGAATCGTGTGCGAGTTTCAGAAGACGGCTGTTGAAG TGGCTGCTGTTACTGAAGCAACATGGAAGTCGCTTGTCCTTGAATCTGATTCCGCTGTTCTAGTTGAATTCTGGGCTGAATGGTGTGGGCCATGCCGGATGATCCACCCTGTTATAGATGAATTGGCAAAGGAATATGTCGGGAAGCTTAAATGCTACAAGTTGAACACTGACGAAAATGGTAAAGTTGCAAGCGAATACGGGATCCGTAGCATCCCAACGGTTATCATCTTCAAGAATGGACAGAAGAAAGAGGCAATCATTGGCGCAGTTCCTAAGACAACATTGGCATCCAGCATAGAAAAATTCTTGTAG
- the LOC127812112 gene encoding thioredoxin M2, chloroplastic-like isoform X2 — translation MPLLRKVAAVTEATWKSLVLESDSAVLVEFWAEWCGPCRMIHPVIDELAKEYVGKLKCYKLNTDENGKVASEYGIRSIPTVIIFKNGQKKEAIIGAVPKTTLASSIEKFL, via the exons ATGCCTTTGCTGAGGAAAG TGGCTGCTGTTACTGAAGCAACATGGAAGTCGCTTGTCCTTGAATCTGATTCCGCTGTTCTAGTTGAATTCTGGGCTGAATGGTGTGGGCCATGCCGGATGATCCACCCTGTTATAGATGAATTGGCAAAGGAATATGTCGGGAAGCTTAAATGCTACAAGTTGAACACTGACGAAAATGGTAAAGTTGCAAGCGAATACGGGATCCGTAGCATCCCAACGGTTATCATCTTCAAGAATGGACAGAAGAAAGAGGCAATCATTGGCGCAGTTCCTAAGACAACATTGGCATCCAGCATAGAAAAATTCTTGTAG
- the LOC127812183 gene encoding E3 ubiquitin-protein ligase RMA3-like, with protein sequence MAYEQEIHEHIAQFESNGEVALKQKWKPVSAPKTASENASGCFDCNICLDSAVDPVVTLCGHLYCWPCIYKWLHVQSSSDESDEEPKCPVCKANISETSLVPLYGRGSSPSESDARRPQLDLIVPHRPPAHGSHTLLTRGTSVASHPNHQQFHSHPFHQAHPQPFHHQQYFPHPYGNYDSTSPSNFSSTAMASSIFSPTVGMFGEMIFARIFGSLDASLFPYHYSNAYPLTGNGSPRMRRQEMQVEKSLSRVSIFLFCCFVLCLLLF encoded by the coding sequence ATGGCATATGAACAAGAAATTCACGAACACATAGCACAATTTGAATCCAATGGAGAGGTAGCATTAAAGCAAAAGTGGAAGCCAGTTTCAGCTCCAAAAACAGCTTCAGAAAATGCCAGTGGCTGCTTTGATTGCAATATTTGCTTAGATTCGGCAGTTGACCCTGTAGTCACTCTATGCGGTCACCTATACTGCTGGCCTTGCATTTACAAGTGGCTCCATGTGCAAAGCTCCTCGGACGAATCAGATGAGGAGCCCAAGTGCCCTGTCTGCAAGGCTAATATTTCTGAGACATCATTGGTCCCATTATATGGGCGGGGATCATCACCATCAGAATCTGATGCCAGGAGGCCCCAACTTGATCTGATCGTTCCTCACAGACCACCTGCTCATGGATCGCATACCCTGCTGACTCGTGGAACCTCAGTGGCTTCCCATCCGAACCACCAGCAGTTTCATTCTCACCCTTTCCACCAGGCACATCCTCAGCCATTTCATCACCAACAATACTTCCCTCACCCTTATGGTAACTATGATTCCACGTCACCTTCCAACTTTAGCAGCACAGCGATGGCCAGCAGCATCTTCAGCCCAACAGTCGGCATGTTTGGAGAGATGATCTTTGCAAGGATCTTTGGCAGCTTGGATGCAAGTTTATTTCCATATCATTACTCAAACGCATACCCTCTGACGGGGAATGGGAGCCCGAGGATGAGAAGGCAGGAGATGCAGGTGGAGAAGTCTCTCAGCAGGGTATCCATCTTCCTGTTCTGTTGCTTTGTCTTGTGCCTTCTCTTGTTCTGA